In a genomic window of Virgibacillus sp. SK37:
- a CDS encoding chemotaxis protein CheC, which produces MDISKLTSVQKDVLREIGNIGAGNAATSMSKLLDKKVDMQVPSVNIVSYDEMMDLIGGPEELIVAVFFRILGEAPGSVYLILSIEEAELLINQITGDQKISLLSEEGPDELAISVIQEAGNILTGSYLTALSDFTSINMQPSIPLLSMDMAGAILTVGLLEISQVTDFAIVIDTKISNTDSQRGIQGNFFLLPDPESFHKIFLALGVKDNE; this is translated from the coding sequence ATGGATATATCTAAATTGACATCCGTACAAAAAGACGTACTTCGTGAAATAGGAAACATTGGAGCTGGTAATGCAGCTACCTCTATGTCTAAACTATTGGATAAAAAAGTTGATATGCAAGTACCTTCCGTTAATATTGTCAGCTACGATGAAATGATGGACTTAATTGGCGGACCGGAAGAATTAATTGTGGCTGTATTTTTTCGAATTCTGGGAGAGGCTCCGGGTTCCGTCTACCTAATTTTGTCAATAGAAGAGGCTGAATTATTAATTAATCAGATAACAGGAGACCAAAAGATAAGTTTACTAAGTGAAGAAGGGCCAGATGAATTAGCAATATCTGTAATTCAAGAAGCGGGAAATATATTAACGGGGTCCTATTTAACTGCTTTGTCTGATTTCACTTCTATAAACATGCAACCATCTATTCCGTTGCTAAGTATGGATATGGCAGGGGCTATTTTGACAGTAGGTTTACTGGAGATCTCACAGGTTACCGATTTTGCTATTGTTATTGATACTAAAATAAGTAACACGGATTCCCAAAGAGGGATACAGGGCAATTTCTTTTTACTTCCTGACCCAGAATCTTTCCACAAAATATTCTTAGCATTGGGAGTAAAGGACAATGAATGA
- a CDS encoding response regulator has translation MAQRILVVDDAAFMRMMIKDILVKNGFEVVGEAQDGAQAVEKYKELTPDLVTMDITMPEMDGITALKQIKEINKDAVIIMCSAMGQQAMVIDAIQAGAKDFIVKPFQADRVIEAIQKALG, from the coding sequence ATGGCACAACGTATTTTAGTTGTTGATGATGCAGCTTTTATGAGGATGATGATAAAAGATATATTGGTGAAAAATGGTTTTGAAGTAGTAGGTGAAGCACAGGATGGGGCTCAGGCAGTAGAAAAATATAAGGAGTTAACTCCAGATCTTGTAACAATGGATATAACCATGCCGGAGATGGATGGAATAACTGCTTTGAAGCAAATTAAAGAGATTAATAAGGATGCGGTAATTATCATGTGTTCTGCAATGGGACAACAGGCAATGGTAATAGATGCCATACAAGCTGGAGCAAAAGACTTTATAGTAAAACCTTTCCAAGCTGATAGAGTAATAGAAGCAATCCAAAAGGCTCTAGGCTAA
- a CDS encoding chemotaxis protein CheW encodes MENKTRKMIVFQLDNEEYAVSVQQVGLIERITPITRVPQTVNFVKGVINLRGVVTPIIDLRIRFGLSEAEFTDHSRIIIINMDDKEVGLIVDAANDVVDIPEETIEPAPEVIGAVDIDYIEGVAKLEQRLIILLDLEKVLSAEEVNNIQPVKE; translated from the coding sequence ATGGAAAATAAAACGCGTAAAATGATTGTTTTTCAATTAGACAATGAAGAGTATGCAGTATCTGTACAGCAAGTAGGACTAATAGAACGTATCACACCAATAACGAGAGTGCCTCAAACCGTTAACTTTGTAAAAGGGGTAATCAATCTTAGAGGAGTAGTGACCCCAATTATAGATCTCCGGATTCGATTTGGTTTATCTGAAGCTGAATTTACTGATCACTCTCGAATAATTATTATTAATATGGACGATAAAGAAGTAGGTCTAATTGTGGATGCTGCAAACGATGTAGTAGATATACCTGAGGAGACGATTGAACCTGCTCCCGAAGTAATTGGAGCAGTAGACATTGATTACATTGAAGGAGTAGCTAAATTGGAGCAAAGATTGATTATTCTTTTGGATCTTGAAAAAGTTTTATCTGCTGAGGAAGTTAATAACATACAGCCAGTAAAGGAATAG
- the flhA gene encoding flagellar biosynthesis protein FlhA, translated as MKARDLSVLLGVILIIIMLIIPLPGWLLSVLILSNISIALIVILVSMNTQEALQFSVFPTLLLLLTLFRLGLNVSTTRSILSEAQAGGVVETFGSFVIGGNPLVGFVVFIILVIIQFLVITKGAERVSEVSARFTLDAMPGKQMSIDADLNAGLISEQQAKERREKVENEADFHGSMDGASKFVKGDAIAGIIIVLINIVFGLIIGMVQMDMTFQEAINTFMRLTVGDGLVSQIPALLISTATGIVVTRTASTGNLGTEVSGQLLQYPKLLFIAAGTIFLLGLTPINFFLTTLLAGLLALSGYLLLRQTAEPDIPDPEEEDLTESSSMKSSENVVSLLNMDPIEFEFGYALIPLADSSQGGDLLDRIIMIRRQLAIELGIVIPVVRIRDNIQLNPNEYRLKIKGNEVATGELLLDHYLAMAPDIEEDNMEGIATKEPAFGLPAKWITEEYKDEAELSGYTVVDPPSVVSTHITEIIKKYAYILLGREETKQLIEHLRESYPTLAEEVTPDPLSVGDVQKVLSKLLKENISIRNLPVIFESLADFAKLTNDTELLAEYVRQALSPQITKQYVHEDMSLRVITVSGKIEKMIAENIQQTEHGNYLSLDPEMQQEIIKTIHQEVEKLAIQEETAILLCSPAIRMYLKQLVERFLPQVVVLSYNELEPTVEVQSVGVVNIA; from the coding sequence ATGAAAGCACGTGACTTATCTGTACTCTTAGGCGTTATATTAATCATAATCATGTTAATCATCCCATTACCGGGATGGTTATTAAGTGTACTCATTTTAAGTAATATATCGATAGCCTTGATTGTAATATTAGTGTCTATGAATACACAGGAAGCGTTACAGTTTTCTGTTTTTCCTACTCTCTTATTGCTATTAACTCTATTCAGACTTGGATTGAACGTTTCCACAACAAGATCCATTCTTTCAGAAGCACAGGCAGGTGGAGTTGTAGAAACATTTGGCTCATTCGTAATTGGTGGAAATCCACTGGTGGGCTTTGTCGTGTTTATAATCTTAGTCATCATTCAATTTTTAGTAATTACCAAGGGAGCAGAGCGCGTTTCTGAAGTATCTGCCCGTTTTACATTAGATGCAATGCCAGGTAAACAAATGAGTATTGATGCAGATTTAAATGCGGGTTTAATTTCAGAGCAACAAGCAAAAGAACGAAGAGAAAAAGTTGAGAATGAAGCAGATTTTCATGGTTCAATGGATGGGGCCAGTAAATTTGTAAAAGGGGACGCGATTGCTGGTATAATTATTGTTCTTATCAATATTGTCTTTGGTCTTATTATCGGTATGGTGCAAATGGATATGACCTTCCAGGAAGCGATTAACACATTTATGCGTTTGACCGTGGGAGACGGGCTTGTTAGCCAAATACCTGCATTGTTAATTTCTACTGCGACCGGCATAGTGGTTACCAGAACTGCAAGTACAGGCAACTTGGGAACCGAAGTTTCAGGTCAGTTACTCCAATATCCTAAACTTTTGTTCATAGCTGCTGGGACAATATTTTTACTTGGATTAACACCAATAAATTTCTTTTTGACGACATTGCTTGCTGGATTACTTGCGTTAAGTGGATATTTATTACTGCGTCAAACAGCAGAGCCTGATATCCCAGATCCGGAGGAAGAAGATTTAACAGAAAGCTCTTCAATGAAATCTTCAGAGAATGTAGTCAGCCTTTTAAATATGGACCCAATTGAATTTGAGTTTGGTTATGCGCTTATTCCTCTAGCAGACAGTAGCCAGGGTGGAGATCTGCTTGATCGAATAATAATGATTAGACGTCAGTTGGCTATAGAGCTCGGTATCGTCATTCCAGTTGTAAGGATTAGAGATAATATCCAACTGAACCCTAATGAATACAGACTAAAGATCAAGGGAAATGAAGTAGCAACAGGTGAATTGTTGCTGGATCATTATTTAGCAATGGCTCCGGATATAGAAGAAGATAATATGGAAGGAATTGCTACAAAAGAACCTGCATTTGGCCTTCCCGCAAAATGGATTACCGAAGAATATAAAGATGAGGCTGAGTTGTCGGGTTATACTGTTGTTGACCCTCCTTCAGTTGTTTCTACACATATAACAGAGATAATTAAGAAATATGCCTATATACTTTTGGGCAGAGAAGAAACAAAACAACTGATCGAGCATTTACGTGAAAGTTATCCGACATTGGCTGAAGAGGTAACTCCAGATCCACTAAGTGTTGGTGATGTACAAAAGGTTTTAAGCAAGTTACTTAAAGAAAATATTTCAATTCGTAATTTACCAGTGATTTTTGAATCATTAGCAGATTTTGCGAAACTAACAAATGATACAGAATTATTGGCTGAATATGTACGCCAAGCATTGTCTCCTCAAATTACGAAGCAATATGTGCATGAGGATATGTCTTTAAGGGTGATAACTGTTTCGGGAAAGATAGAAAAAATGATAGCAGAAAATATTCAGCAAACAGAGCATGGGAATTATTTGTCTCTAGATCCAGAAATGCAGCAAGAAATTATTAAAACCATACATCAGGAAGTGGAGAAACTTGCCATACAGGAGGAAACCGCAATTCTGTTATGCTCTCCAGCGATTAGAATGTATTTAAAGCAATTGGTGGAAAGGTTTTTACCGCAGGTGGTGGTACTTTCATATAATGAATTGGAGCCAACTGTGGAAGTACAAAGCGTGGGAGTTGTTAATATCGCATGA
- the flhF gene encoding flagellar biosynthesis protein FlhF, translating to MKVKKYVGPTMPEVMKEIRKELGSDAVILNSKELRHGGFLGLFQKTKIEVVAALDPDPVSSNQKPAMVKDKLLPANETHDRFPSTDHQVLDEIKQLKSLIQLSAEEKYDYPADFQLVYQHLCDQEVAPHLAAEIIRSVIDKLKDVTLVDYKMIVKETKNEMKEKLNELNFSGLSYECKVVYFVGPTGVGKTTTLAKIAANSMLKDHKKVAFITMDTYRIAAVEQLRTYARILEVPMEVAYSKKEYLIALEKFKNYDLVLVDTAGRNFRDKKYVNEIEEFTSIAMQSEMYLVLALTAKSRDLTEIYDQFNSLPIKNIIFTKMDETTQFGSMLTISLEKQIGIGYITNGQDVPEDLLEATPEIVTDFVFGRIVNE from the coding sequence ATGAAGGTGAAAAAATATGTAGGACCAACGATGCCTGAAGTGATGAAAGAAATCAGAAAAGAACTAGGTTCAGATGCTGTTATATTAAATTCTAAAGAATTACGCCATGGTGGATTTCTTGGTTTATTTCAAAAAACAAAAATTGAAGTAGTAGCAGCCCTTGATCCTGACCCAGTATCGTCAAATCAAAAGCCCGCTATGGTTAAAGATAAACTTTTGCCTGCCAATGAAACACATGATAGGTTTCCATCAACTGATCACCAAGTATTAGATGAGATAAAACAATTGAAAAGTTTAATTCAGCTATCAGCAGAAGAGAAATACGATTATCCGGCAGATTTCCAGCTTGTATATCAGCATCTTTGTGACCAAGAGGTAGCTCCGCATTTAGCTGCTGAAATAATCCGTTCAGTGATTGATAAGTTAAAAGATGTCACATTGGTTGACTATAAGATGATAGTTAAAGAGACAAAAAATGAGATGAAAGAAAAGTTAAATGAACTTAATTTCTCCGGTCTCAGTTATGAATGCAAAGTTGTCTATTTTGTAGGACCAACTGGTGTCGGAAAAACAACAACACTTGCAAAGATTGCAGCTAACAGTATGCTGAAAGACCATAAGAAAGTTGCGTTTATCACTATGGATACATATCGAATTGCTGCTGTCGAGCAGTTAAGAACATATGCCCGAATTCTTGAAGTACCAATGGAGGTTGCATATTCCAAAAAGGAGTATTTGATTGCTTTAGAAAAATTTAAAAATTATGATCTTGTTCTTGTAGATACTGCCGGAAGGAATTTTAGAGATAAGAAGTATGTTAATGAAATAGAAGAGTTTACTTCGATCGCTATGCAATCAGAGATGTATTTGGTACTTGCTTTGACAGCCAAGTCAAGAGATTTAACTGAGATTTATGACCAATTCAATTCCCTGCCTATAAAAAATATCATTTTTACTAAAATGGATGAAACAACTCAGTTTGGAAGTATGCTTACCATTTCATTAGAAAAACAAATTGGGATTGGTTATATAACAAACGGACAGGATGTGCCGGAAGATTTACTTGAAGCCACTCCAGAGATAGTAACTGACTTTGTTTTTGGAAGAATCGTTAATGAATGA
- the fliQ gene encoding flagellar biosynthesis protein FliQ: MSSEFVLTLAERGIYTILLVTGPLLILALAVGLLVSIFQATTQIQEQTLAFIPKIVAVLVGLVFFGPWMLSKMVEFTANLFLNLNQFVG, encoded by the coding sequence TTGAGTAGTGAATTTGTTTTAACATTAGCTGAAAGAGGAATATACACGATTCTATTAGTAACTGGCCCTTTATTGATTTTAGCCCTTGCAGTGGGTCTTCTGGTCAGTATTTTTCAGGCCACCACCCAAATTCAAGAACAAACACTGGCATTTATCCCGAAGATCGTAGCAGTATTAGTAGGTCTTGTTTTTTTCGGCCCTTGGATGCTGTCCAAAATGGTAGAGTTTACTGCAAATCTATTTTTAAATTTAAATCAGTTTGTAGGGTAA
- the fliP gene encoding flagellar type III secretion system pore protein FliP (The bacterial flagellar biogenesis protein FliP forms a type III secretion system (T3SS)-type pore required for flagellar assembly.) — translation MNEFINMFSDADPSNVATSVKLLLLFTVLSLAPGILILMTSFTRIIIVLSFVRTSLATQQMPPNQVLIGIALFLTFFIMAPVFNEVYDEALQPLFDEEISLDQAYEEASLPLKEFMAKHTRQKDLSLFMNYSQLEKPETIQDIPLTTLVPAFAISELKTAFQMGFMIFVPFLIIDMAVASVLMSMGMMMLPPVMISLPFKILLFVLVDGWYLITHALLDSF, via the coding sequence ATGAATGAATTCATAAATATGTTTTCAGACGCCGACCCATCTAATGTCGCCACTTCTGTTAAATTATTATTATTATTTACTGTTCTTTCGCTGGCTCCTGGCATTCTGATATTGATGACCAGTTTTACTAGAATAATTATCGTATTATCTTTTGTTAGAACGTCGCTGGCAACACAGCAAATGCCGCCAAATCAGGTTTTAATTGGAATAGCTTTATTTTTAACTTTTTTTATAATGGCACCCGTATTTAACGAAGTATACGATGAAGCATTACAACCTTTATTTGATGAAGAGATTTCCCTAGACCAAGCTTATGAAGAGGCAAGCCTTCCTTTAAAAGAATTTATGGCTAAACATACCCGGCAAAAAGACTTGTCTTTATTTATGAATTACTCCCAGTTGGAAAAACCTGAAACCATACAGGATATACCCCTAACAACACTTGTACCAGCATTTGCTATAAGCGAATTAAAAACCGCCTTTCAAATGGGATTCATGATTTTTGTGCCTTTTTTAATCATTGATATGGCTGTTGCAAGTGTTCTGATGTCCATGGGAATGATGATGCTGCCACCTGTAATGATCTCTTTACCTTTCAAAATTTTATTATTTGTATTGGTGGATGGGTGGTATTTAATTACGCATGCATTGTTGGATAGTTTTTGA
- the fliR gene encoding flagellar biosynthetic protein FliR: MLNLINVNSIPVFLLILVRVSAFFVTLPLFSYRTIPGPFKIGFSFFLSLIIYYTVDVSVIEIDGTYILLVVKEAMVGLLVGLIAYILLSAIQIAGGFIDFQMGFAIANVVDPQTGAQSPLMGQYFYIIALLFLLSVNGHHLLIDGIYNSYQFIPIDAYIPFQNGSIADFVIDTFNKMFLIAFQMAIPIVGCLFLVDVALGIIARTVPQLNVFVVGLPLKILVSFMAIFVFLSLYVSLINRLFESMFQVMRQLMQLFGGA, translated from the coding sequence ATGTTAAATTTAATTAACGTAAACAGTATACCTGTTTTTTTACTTATCCTTGTTAGAGTGTCGGCATTTTTTGTTACATTACCTTTGTTTTCTTATCGTACTATTCCTGGTCCATTTAAAATTGGTTTCAGCTTTTTTCTCTCCTTGATTATTTACTATACGGTAGACGTCTCGGTTATAGAAATTGATGGTACATATATTCTATTGGTTGTCAAAGAAGCAATGGTAGGTTTACTAGTTGGGTTAATAGCTTATATACTCCTATCAGCTATTCAAATTGCAGGTGGATTTATCGATTTCCAAATGGGTTTCGCTATTGCGAATGTAGTGGACCCCCAAACAGGTGCTCAGAGCCCTTTAATGGGGCAGTATTTCTATATTATTGCACTCTTATTTTTATTATCGGTCAATGGGCATCATTTATTAATAGATGGTATATATAATAGTTATCAATTTATCCCGATTGATGCATATATACCTTTTCAAAACGGCTCGATTGCTGATTTTGTCATTGATACATTTAACAAAATGTTTCTAATCGCATTTCAAATGGCTATTCCAATTGTAGGGTGTTTATTCCTAGTAGATGTTGCCTTAGGTATTATTGCCCGTACCGTTCCACAATTAAATGTTTTCGTTGTTGGATTGCCTCTTAAAATACTCGTTAGCTTTATGGCTATTTTCGTATTTTTAAGTCTCTATGTGTCCTTGATTAACCGGCTTTTTGAATCTATGTTTCAAGTCATGCGACAGCTAATGCAGTTATTTGGAGGTGCTTAA
- the flhB gene encoding flagellar biosynthesis protein FlhB: MQLRMDLQFFAGEKTEKATPKKRQDERKKGKVAKSQDINTAILLLFSFIILVVFGSSMKNGMTSLYEHTFTEFIHWDVTEETVHRVFSGATIEAAKFLAPIMIIAILAGLASNFMQIGFLFTTEPLKLDLKKIDPIQGAKRIFSVRALVELAKSLLKIAFIGVITFMIIWIFKDDMLMLAFKNAENALGFFGRITIIMGVAAAIALLLLSVFDYAYQRYDFEKNMKMSKQDIKDEYKNMEGDPLIKSKIKEKQKQMATRRMMSEVPQADVVITNPTHFAIAIKYDEKKASAPYILAKGVDQVALKIKEVAKANDVITVENRPLARALYSATDIGDVIPEDFFQAVAEILAYVYKLERKV, from the coding sequence TTGCAATTGCGGATGGATCTACAATTTTTCGCAGGTGAGAAAACGGAAAAAGCTACCCCGAAAAAAAGACAGGATGAACGAAAAAAAGGAAAGGTTGCTAAAAGCCAAGATATTAATACAGCCATTTTACTTTTATTCTCTTTTATTATACTAGTTGTTTTTGGCAGCTCTATGAAAAACGGGATGACTTCATTATATGAACACACGTTTACAGAATTCATTCATTGGGATGTAACTGAAGAAACAGTTCACCGGGTTTTTAGTGGAGCAACAATCGAAGCAGCCAAATTTCTTGCACCAATTATGATTATAGCCATTTTAGCAGGTCTTGCTTCTAATTTCATGCAGATTGGCTTTCTATTTACTACAGAGCCGTTAAAGTTAGACTTAAAGAAAATAGATCCCATTCAAGGAGCGAAAAGAATTTTTTCGGTCAGGGCATTGGTTGAGCTGGCAAAATCATTATTAAAAATCGCGTTTATCGGTGTTATAACATTTATGATTATATGGATTTTTAAAGACGACATGCTTATGCTTGCATTTAAAAATGCAGAAAATGCTCTTGGTTTCTTTGGACGGATCACCATTATTATGGGAGTAGCTGCAGCTATCGCACTTTTACTTTTATCGGTATTTGATTATGCGTATCAACGGTATGATTTTGAAAAAAATATGAAAATGTCTAAACAGGATATAAAAGATGAGTACAAAAATATGGAGGGTGACCCATTAATTAAATCTAAGATAAAAGAAAAACAAAAGCAAATGGCCACTCGTCGAATGATGAGTGAAGTTCCACAGGCCGACGTTGTGATAACAAATCCTACACATTTTGCCATTGCAATTAAGTATGATGAAAAAAAAGCAAGCGCCCCGTACATACTTGCGAAGGGTGTTGACCAAGTGGCATTAAAGATAAAAGAAGTTGCAAAGGCGAATGATGTCATTACAGTAGAGAATCGGCCACTTGCTCGCGCATTATACAGTGCAACGGATATAGGTGATGTAATTCCGGAAGATTTTTTCCAAGCTGTTGCAGAGATATTGGCCTATGTCTATAAATTAGAGAGAAAAGTTTAA
- the fliO gene encoding flagellar biosynthetic protein FliO: MYKQLAGLLIVITLMVTFSTTVSAEDPSVNDCMEEGANCEKLDTQDKNTENESTVLNDQEEEGSLIIELIKMFFALVLVLGLIYLLLKFLSKRNKLFNQVRALENLGGVSLGQNKSVQIVRVGNRFYLVGVGENVELLEEITDQEVIDDLVNKNTTTHAKQGTGLSGIFQKESQHDGNNKQDFNKLFSSELNKLKAKRSHLLQQRKDKEDSHE, encoded by the coding sequence ATGTATAAACAACTGGCGGGTTTGCTTATAGTAATTACTTTAATGGTCACATTCTCTACTACTGTAAGTGCTGAAGACCCCAGTGTAAATGATTGTATGGAAGAAGGGGCCAATTGCGAGAAGTTAGATACACAGGATAAAAATACTGAAAACGAGAGTACCGTGTTAAATGACCAGGAAGAAGAGGGATCACTCATTATTGAATTGATAAAAATGTTTTTTGCACTTGTTCTCGTTCTTGGTTTGATTTATCTTCTGCTTAAATTTCTTAGCAAAAGGAATAAATTATTTAATCAGGTAAGAGCATTGGAAAATTTGGGTGGGGTCTCCTTAGGACAAAATAAATCAGTGCAAATTGTTCGTGTCGGTAATCGATTTTATTTAGTGGGCGTAGGAGAAAACGTGGAATTATTAGAGGAAATAACTGACCAGGAAGTAATTGATGATCTAGTTAATAAAAATACCACAACTCACGCAAAGCAAGGGACTGGTTTATCAGGTATTTTTCAAAAAGAGTCTCAACATGATGGTAATAATAAGCAAGATTTTAATAAATTGTTCTCCTCTGAGTTGAATAAATTAAAAGCTAAAAGAAGCCATCTGTTACAGCAAAGAAAAGACAAGGAAGATAGCCATGAATGA
- a CDS encoding chemotaxis response regulator protein-glutamate methylesterase — protein sequence MSVIRVLIVDDSAFMRKVITDILESDDRISVIGTARNGEDGIKKINQLQPDVVTLDVQMPVMDGMTALQEIMKYSPLPVIMLSSLTSEGTSKTIEAISNGAVDFITKPSGPISMDMDKVQAELIKKIVTAAEIKLPKEGQSIRQSNIVPRTLPRRDYKTIVAIGTSTGGPRALQHLLTQLPGNLPASILIVQHMPPGFTKSLAERLNSLCAIHVKEAEDGESLRESTVYIAPGNYHMKVSGTRIQLTQDEPLHGHRPAVDALFNSLAKNRHCNKFAVILTGMGSDGSNGIKHLKQEDPNTIVISEAEESAVVYGMPFAAVKTKLVDHVIPLQQMGPTISTLVIGNK from the coding sequence ATGAGTGTAATTCGAGTACTAATAGTTGACGATTCTGCTTTTATGCGCAAGGTTATTACAGATATTCTAGAAAGTGATGACAGAATTAGCGTTATTGGTACTGCTCGAAATGGTGAAGATGGCATTAAGAAAATAAACCAATTACAACCGGATGTAGTAACTTTAGATGTACAAATGCCAGTGATGGATGGGATGACAGCATTACAAGAAATTATGAAATACAGTCCTTTGCCTGTAATTATGCTATCAAGCCTTACGTCGGAGGGAACCAGTAAAACGATTGAAGCTATTTCTAATGGGGCAGTCGATTTTATAACAAAGCCTTCTGGGCCAATTTCCATGGATATGGATAAAGTACAAGCAGAATTGATTAAAAAGATAGTTACAGCAGCAGAAATAAAACTTCCTAAAGAAGGACAGTCTATTAGACAATCAAATATAGTGCCAAGAACACTACCTCGTAGAGATTATAAAACGATAGTTGCTATCGGAACATCTACTGGTGGTCCTCGGGCTTTACAGCATCTACTAACTCAATTACCGGGGAATTTGCCTGCTTCTATTCTAATTGTGCAGCATATGCCACCAGGTTTCACCAAATCATTGGCGGAGAGATTAAACTCTCTTTGTGCTATCCACGTAAAAGAAGCTGAAGATGGAGAAAGCTTGCGTGAAAGCACTGTTTATATAGCTCCTGGCAATTATCATATGAAAGTAAGTGGAACAAGAATTCAATTAACGCAAGATGAACCCCTCCATGGACACAGACCTGCTGTTGATGCATTATTCAACTCCCTTGCAAAGAACCGTCATTGTAATAAATTCGCAGTAATTCTTACAGGGATGGGGAGTGATGGCTCAAATGGCATTAAACATTTAAAACAAGAGGATCCAAATACTATCGTTATTTCAGAAGCTGAAGAGTCTGCTGTTGTGTATGGTATGCCATTTGCTGCAGTAAAAACAAAATTGGTAGATCATGTTATCCCTTTACAGCAAATGGGGCCAACTATTTCTACGTTAGTTATAGGTAATAAATAA
- a CDS encoding MinD/ParA family protein codes for MNDQATELRRRLNKSRNGREAKTISVISGKGGVGKSNVALNFSLELLIQKKSVLIIDLDIGMGNINILLGLDPSKSIIDMFKEQLSIFDIIEQGPCNLSYIAAGSGLLDFFTMTEKNREYFYKQYTQVASEYDYIIFDMGAGVTSDSIFFMLASDECILVTTPEPTSITDGYSIIKHIVAYKSYLPISLIMNRTQSERDGENAAAKFSKVITQFLNKQVRVLGILPEDKHVSNAVRRQTPYLLLYEKAPVTKAIKKITKTYIECGIEKHDKQSRSFVQKLKQLILER; via the coding sequence ATGAATGATCAAGCAACCGAATTACGTAGACGCCTGAATAAAAGTAGAAACGGTCGGGAAGCAAAAACGATCTCAGTTATCAGTGGAAAAGGGGGAGTAGGGAAATCGAATGTAGCTTTGAATTTTTCCCTTGAACTTCTTATACAGAAAAAAAGTGTCTTGATTATAGACTTAGACATAGGGATGGGAAATATAAATATTTTACTTGGATTGGATCCTAGCAAATCCATTATTGATATGTTCAAAGAGCAATTATCAATTTTTGATATAATTGAACAGGGACCCTGTAACTTGTCCTATATTGCAGCCGGTTCCGGTTTATTAGATTTTTTTACCATGACTGAAAAAAATCGGGAATATTTTTACAAGCAATACACACAAGTAGCTTCCGAGTATGACTATATTATCTTTGATATGGGAGCAGGTGTGACAAGTGATAGTATTTTTTTCATGTTGGCCTCAGATGAATGTATATTGGTAACTACGCCGGAGCCTACTTCTATCACAGATGGATATAGTATAATTAAACATATTGTAGCTTATAAGTCTTATTTACCAATCTCTCTCATTATGAATCGCACACAGAGTGAGCGTGATGGGGAGAATGCCGCAGCAAAATTTTCAAAAGTTATTACCCAATTTTTAAATAAGCAAGTGAGAGTACTTGGAATTCTTCCTGAAGATAAACACGTTTCCAATGCAGTTAGGAGACAAACGCCTTATCTCCTTCTATATGAAAAAGCACCTGTTACAAAGGCGATTAAAAAAATAACAAAGACATATATAGAATGTGGTATAGAAAAGCATGACAAACAAAGTCGTTCATTTGTCCAAAAACTAAAACAACTGATACTAGAGAGGTAA